The following proteins come from a genomic window of Terribacillus aidingensis:
- the atpD gene encoding F0F1 ATP synthase subunit beta encodes MSKGIITQVMGPVVDVRFPNGHLPAIYNALVVQVNETSSLTLEVALHLGDDSVRTIAMSSTEGVQRGKEVVDTGAAISVPVGEATLGRIFNVLGETIDLDEPIQGEIKKDPIHREAPAFENLATETEILETGIKVVDLLAPYIKGGKIGLFGGAGVGKTVLIQELINNIAQEHGGISVFAGVGERTREGNDLYFEMKDSGVIAKTAMVFGQMNEPPGARMRVALTGLTMAEHFRDQEGQDVLLFIDNIFRFTQAGSEVSALLGRMPSAVGYQPTLATEMGQLQERITSTNVGSVTSIQAVYVPADDYTDPAPATTFAHLDATTNLDRKLSEQGIYPAVDPLASTSRALDANVVGEEHYNVARQVQQTLQRYRELQDIIAILGMDELSEEDKLVVARARRVQFFLSQNFHVAEQFTGQKGSYVPVKETVAGFKGILEGKYDHIPEDAFRLVGRIEEVLEKAGVNQ; translated from the coding sequence ATGAGCAAAGGTATCATTACGCAGGTTATGGGTCCGGTTGTGGACGTACGTTTCCCTAACGGCCACCTGCCTGCCATCTATAATGCACTAGTTGTCCAAGTGAACGAAACTTCTTCTTTGACATTGGAAGTTGCACTTCACCTTGGTGACGACAGTGTTCGTACAATCGCGATGTCTTCTACAGAAGGCGTACAGCGCGGGAAAGAAGTAGTGGATACAGGAGCAGCAATCAGCGTACCTGTAGGGGAAGCTACACTAGGACGTATTTTCAACGTATTAGGTGAAACAATCGATTTGGATGAGCCTATCCAAGGCGAAATCAAGAAAGATCCTATCCACCGTGAAGCACCAGCATTCGAAAACCTTGCAACAGAAACAGAGATCCTTGAAACAGGTATCAAAGTTGTCGACTTGCTTGCTCCATATATCAAAGGTGGTAAGATCGGTCTCTTCGGTGGTGCAGGTGTAGGTAAAACTGTACTTATCCAGGAACTGATCAACAACATCGCGCAAGAACACGGTGGTATTTCGGTATTCGCTGGTGTTGGAGAGCGTACTCGTGAAGGTAACGACTTGTACTTCGAGATGAAGGATTCCGGCGTTATCGCGAAGACTGCAATGGTCTTCGGCCAGATGAACGAACCGCCTGGAGCACGTATGCGTGTTGCATTGACTGGTTTGACAATGGCAGAGCACTTCCGTGACCAAGAAGGTCAGGACGTACTTCTATTCATCGATAACATTTTCCGTTTCACACAAGCAGGTTCCGAGGTATCCGCATTGCTTGGCCGTATGCCATCAGCAGTAGGCTACCAGCCGACACTTGCTACTGAGATGGGTCAGCTGCAAGAGCGTATCACATCTACAAATGTAGGTTCCGTTACTTCCATCCAAGCAGTATATGTACCAGCCGATGACTATACAGACCCGGCTCCGGCTACAACTTTCGCTCACTTGGATGCAACAACAAACCTAGACCGTAAACTATCCGAACAAGGTATCTACCCTGCCGTAGATCCATTGGCTTCTACATCCAGAGCATTGGATGCGAACGTAGTCGGAGAAGAACATTACAATGTAGCACGTCAAGTGCAGCAAACATTGCAGCGTTACCGTGAATTGCAGGATATCATTGCAATCCTTGGTATGGATGAGCTTAGTGAAGAAGACAAACTTGTCGTTGCACGTGCACGTCGCGTACAGTTCTTCCTATCTCAGAATTTCCACGTTGCTGAGCAATTCACAGGCCAAAAAGGATCTTATGTACCTGTAAAAGAAACAGTTGCAGGCTTCAAAGGAATCCTTGAAGGTAAATACGATCACATTCCGGAAGATGCTTTCCGCCTTGTTGGACGTATCGAAGAAGTGCTTGAAAAAGCTGGCGTTAACCAGTAA
- the atpG gene encoding ATP synthase F1 subunit gamma, whose translation MASLRDIQSKINSTKKTKQITKAMQMVSASKLTRAEQNAKAFVPYSEKMQEVVTQIAASGDATHPMLQTRAVKKTGYLVITADRGLAGGYNNNVIREVYRTIQHQHASADEYTVIAAGRFGRDFFKKNNLPIAKEIIGLPDQPDFADIKQIASEAVEMFLEEEIDELVLFYNHFNSAISQEVTSQKLLPLTDLSSEKGRSVQSMYEFEPDAEEILKVLLPQYAESLIYGALLDAKASEHAARMTAMRSATDNANERIDELTLTYNRARQAAITQEISEIVSGAAAQQS comes from the coding sequence TTGGCATCCTTAAGAGATATCCAGAGTAAAATCAACTCTACCAAAAAGACGAAACAAATTACGAAAGCGATGCAGATGGTCTCTGCGTCTAAACTGACGCGGGCAGAACAGAATGCAAAAGCTTTTGTACCATACAGTGAGAAAATGCAGGAGGTTGTGACGCAGATCGCTGCATCAGGCGACGCGACACATCCTATGCTGCAAACTCGTGCAGTCAAGAAGACAGGTTATCTTGTCATCACGGCTGACCGTGGTCTGGCTGGCGGATACAACAACAACGTAATCCGCGAAGTGTATCGTACCATCCAGCATCAGCACGCTTCTGCAGATGAATATACGGTGATTGCTGCCGGACGTTTCGGCCGGGACTTCTTTAAAAAGAACAACCTGCCGATTGCCAAAGAAATCATCGGACTGCCTGATCAGCCAGACTTTGCTGATATCAAGCAGATCGCATCTGAAGCAGTGGAGATGTTCCTAGAAGAAGAAATCGATGAATTGGTATTGTTCTACAACCACTTCAACAGTGCTATCTCCCAGGAAGTAACTTCCCAGAAGCTGCTTCCATTAACAGATCTTTCTTCGGAAAAAGGACGTTCCGTACAAAGCATGTACGAGTTCGAACCTGATGCAGAAGAAATTTTGAAAGTATTGCTGCCTCAATATGCCGAGAGCTTGATTTACGGTGCGTTGCTTGATGCGAAAGCTAGTGAGCACGCTGCACGTATGACAGCAATGAGAAGTGCGACAGACAACGCAAACGAACGGATCGATGAGCTGACGCTTACTTATAACCGGGCACGTCAAGCAGCTATTACACAAGAAATCAGTGAGATTGTCAGCGGAGCGGCTGCGCAGCAATCCTAA